The proteins below come from a single Metarhizium brunneum chromosome 1, complete sequence genomic window:
- the ANK3_0 gene encoding Ankyrin-3, with translation MACGLPRGSWVRPRQGKSAHLACLPPEIVCMIVRQLPLAGDKAALYRTCAALHIALVEEELFRHPEPGDVNDILNWAVERACLRTARRAVAYGADAEASRRTDRETPLMTACRGGNLDMVRLLVEAGADANNRFSRDGSTPVVLSAGAAHDEAVVFLMARGGDPARRNRYGETALHLAARKDNLGLVRVLLASGRVDVNAASVTRSTPLLEAIQVGNMQMVEVLLEHGASEEIYELNGGFAFTKALRSRGTGLMKALLELRICPDVADARGRTALSWAAEYGHAMQVEMLLDSGARVDTQDVQGKTPLMYAAAEARIQVMETLLDRGASLAISDRYGMKAACHAVQSENWQSVGLILDRGEDVLCGAGRCARLLLQMAGQKENMGIVC, from the coding sequence ATGGCATGCGGCCTCCCTCGCGGCAGCTGGGTTCGCCCGCGGCAGGGCAAAAGCGCCCACCTGGCCTGCCTCCCGCCAGAAATCGTCTGCATGATTGTCCGGCAGCTCCCCTTGGCAGGGGACAAGGCGGCCCTCTACAGGACCTGCGCGGCGCTCCACATCGCcctggtggaggaggagctctTCCGGCACCCGGAGCCCGGGGACGTCAACGATATTCTCAACTGGGCTGTGGAGAGGGCGTGTCTGCGGACGGCGCGGAGGGCGGTCGCgtacggcgccgacgccgaggcgtcgaggaggaccGACCGCGAGACGCCGCTCATGACGGCGTGCCGGGGCGGGAACCTCGACATGGTCAGGCTGCTCGTGGAGGCGGGCGCGGACGCCAATAACCGGTTCAGCCGGGACGGGAGCACGCCGGTCGTGCTGTCGGCCGGGGCGGCGcacgacgaggccgtcgtcttcttgatGGCTCGCGGCGGGGATCCGGCGAGGCGCAATCGCTACGGGGAGACGGCGCTTCACCTCGCCGCCAGGAAGGACAACCTCGGCCTGGTGCGGGTTCTGCTCGCGTCGGGCAGGGTGGACGTGAACGCGGCGTCGGTGACGCGGTCCACGCCGCTTCTCGAGGCGATCCAGGTTGGGAACATGCAGATGGTGGAGGTGCTGCTTGAACACGGGGCGAGCGAAGAGATTTACGAGTTGAACGGTGGTTTCGCGTTTACAAAGGCGCTCAGGAGCCGCGGTACGGGTCTGATGAAGGCCTTGCTGGAGCTGCGCATCTGTCCGGACGTCGCGGATGCCAGGGGACGAACTGCGCTGTCTTGGGCGGCCGAGTATGGGCATGCGATGCAGGTCGAGATGCTGCTTGATTCTGGCGCGCGCGTCGACACCCAGGATGTGCAGGGCAAAACACCACTCATGTATGCCGCCGCGGAGGCGAGGATTCAGGTCATGGAGACGCTACTTGATAGGGGGGCGAGCTTGGCCATTTCTGACAGATACGGCATGAAGGCGGCTTGTCATGCCGTGCAGTCTGAGAATTGGCAGAGCGTGGGACTCATTCTTGACCGTGGAGAAGATGTTCTCTGTGGGGCTGGCAGATGCGCTCGGCTGCTCTTGCAGATGGCTGGGCAGAAGGAGAATATGGGTATTGTATGTTAA